One part of the Herbiconiux aconitum genome encodes these proteins:
- a CDS encoding class I mannose-6-phosphate isomerase, translating into MRPAFLAPNLIDHFYRGGDRIARLRGIEQTSDHQPEEWLAATVSRAGQSDIGLARTDGGELLRDLVAHDPAGWVGADHADAANASDTGILVKLLDARQRLPVHVHPARAFAATHLDCPYGKTEAWFVLDAEPGSAVHLGWKEAVDRDELDRRRDAQDSEWMLSRMNRIEVSRGMGVVVPAGTVHAIDAGIFVAEVQEPTDFSIVLEWSITTSTREESHLGLGFDEVMPAVSTAALGPEALAGLITRSDLDGRSDRAESMLAPAADPYFRVLHAAPGSRGVPIAAGYSVVLVLAGDGVLAGDEEIPVHSGQALAVPAGFGAWEVVGPTSVLIATPGVGWPRSLAEGVVT; encoded by the coding sequence ATGAGACCGGCTTTCCTGGCCCCCAACCTGATCGACCACTTCTATCGAGGTGGCGACCGGATCGCGCGCCTTCGCGGCATCGAGCAGACCTCCGACCACCAGCCCGAGGAATGGCTGGCGGCCACCGTGTCGCGCGCCGGCCAGAGCGACATCGGGCTGGCCCGCACCGACGGCGGCGAGCTGCTGCGCGACCTCGTGGCGCACGACCCGGCCGGCTGGGTGGGAGCGGATCACGCCGACGCGGCGAACGCATCCGACACCGGCATCCTGGTGAAGCTGCTCGACGCCCGTCAGCGCCTCCCCGTGCACGTGCATCCCGCGCGCGCTTTCGCTGCGACCCACCTCGACTGCCCCTACGGCAAGACCGAGGCGTGGTTCGTGCTCGACGCCGAGCCCGGCTCGGCCGTTCACCTCGGTTGGAAGGAAGCGGTCGATCGCGACGAACTCGATCGCCGCCGCGATGCGCAGGATTCGGAGTGGATGCTCTCGCGGATGAACCGCATCGAGGTCTCCCGCGGCATGGGCGTGGTGGTGCCCGCCGGCACCGTGCACGCGATCGACGCCGGCATCTTCGTGGCCGAAGTGCAGGAGCCCACCGACTTCTCGATCGTGCTGGAGTGGTCGATCACCACCTCGACACGCGAAGAGTCCCACCTCGGGCTCGGCTTCGACGAGGTGATGCCGGCCGTCTCGACCGCCGCCCTGGGCCCCGAAGCGCTCGCCGGCCTGATCACCCGATCCGACCTCGACGGCCGGAGCGACCGCGCGGAGAGCATGCTCGCGCCGGCCGCCGACCCCTACTTCCGGGTGCTGCACGCAGCGCCCGGATCGCGCGGCGTACCCATCGCCGCCGGATACTCCGTGGTTCTCGTGCTGGCCGGCGACGGCGTGCTCGCGGGCGACGAGGAGATCCCCGTCCACAGCGGCCAAGCCCTCGCCGTTCCCGCCGGATTCGGTGCCTGGGAGGTGGTCGGCCCGACAAGCGTGCTGATCGCCACCCCCGGTGTCGGCTGGCCCCGATCGCTCGCCGAAGGGGTGGTCACATGA
- a CDS encoding HAD-IA family hydrolase, producing MIVIVAGAAGSGKSTLGRELARSLGAALLDLDSLTNPLLEGLGSELAGDAHWNDARLRSVVRPARYAALRAMVADQVLVGGSAVLVAPFTAELLGGIEWQHLVGAAGTPPRVVWMRASPELLAERRRIRSAERDAHVVDPPADHAPLVPHLSVDASLPTAEQLADVLGQLGVDPRRDDGHDRHGRVDGLGTPPVGGLDAHGRADRLDARGAPPVEGDRSLPADSPVFARTFAAGLFDLDGTLIDSTPAVLRSWAQLSEEYGLETDLLASGHGRPASQVIAAGFPEHLAAEALARVTEIEAADLDGIVALDGAARLLDSLPDSARAIVTSGTRLIAGNRIGAAGLTPPAVLVTFDDVTNGKPHPEPFLLAASRLGVDPANCVVFEDAPAGLAAAKAAGCATVGIVGTHDEHELDADLLVDGLFQLRVVLQPGGGFRLAPAHLDPHHP from the coding sequence ATGATCGTCATCGTCGCCGGCGCAGCGGGCAGCGGCAAGAGCACCCTCGGCCGGGAACTGGCCCGATCGCTCGGCGCCGCGCTGCTCGACCTCGATTCGCTCACCAACCCGCTGCTCGAAGGTCTCGGTTCCGAACTCGCGGGCGACGCCCACTGGAACGACGCCCGACTCCGGAGCGTCGTGCGGCCCGCCCGTTATGCAGCCCTCCGCGCCATGGTGGCCGACCAGGTTCTGGTCGGCGGCAGCGCGGTGCTGGTGGCACCGTTCACGGCCGAGTTGCTCGGCGGCATCGAGTGGCAGCACCTGGTGGGGGCAGCCGGCACGCCGCCGCGCGTGGTATGGATGCGGGCCAGCCCGGAGCTGCTCGCCGAGCGTCGCCGCATCCGTTCGGCCGAGCGGGATGCGCACGTGGTCGACCCGCCGGCCGACCACGCGCCGCTCGTGCCGCACCTGAGCGTCGACGCATCGTTGCCGACAGCGGAGCAGCTCGCCGACGTGCTCGGGCAGCTCGGTGTCGACCCGCGGCGCGACGACGGCCACGACCGCCACGGCCGCGTCGACGGCCTCGGCACCCCGCCCGTCGGCGGCCTTGACGCCCACGGCCGCGCAGACCGCCTCGACGCTCGCGGCGCCCCGCCCGTCGAGGGCGACCGGTCGCTGCCGGCCGACTCCCCCGTCTTCGCCCGCACCTTCGCTGCGGGGCTGTTCGATCTCGACGGCACGCTGATCGACTCGACGCCCGCCGTGCTCCGCTCCTGGGCGCAGCTCAGCGAGGAGTACGGGCTCGAGACCGACCTGCTCGCCTCGGGCCACGGCCGCCCGGCCTCGCAGGTCATCGCCGCCGGCTTCCCCGAGCATCTGGCCGCCGAGGCGCTCGCCCGCGTCACCGAGATCGAGGCCGCCGATCTCGACGGCATCGTCGCGCTCGACGGCGCGGCGCGCCTGCTCGATTCCCTGCCCGATTCGGCGCGCGCCATCGTCACGAGCGGCACCCGCCTCATCGCGGGCAATCGCATCGGCGCCGCCGGCCTCACGCCGCCGGCCGTGCTCGTGACGTTCGACGACGTCACGAACGGCAAGCCGCATCCGGAGCCATTCCTCCTCGCCGCGTCGCGTCTCGGCGTCGACCCCGCGAACTGCGTCGTGTTCGAAGACGCCCCCGCCGGTCTCGCCGCCGCGAAGGCCGCCGGATGCGCGACCGTGGGCATCGTGGGCACCCACGACGAGCACGAGCTCGACGCCGACCTGCTGGTCGACGGCCTCTTCCAGCTGCGGGTCGTGCTCCAGCCCGGCGGCGGGTTCCGCCTCGCGCCCGCTCACCTCGACCCCCACCACCCCTGA
- a CDS encoding nucleoside/nucleotide kinase family protein — protein MSDQTEATAVTLDELLDRCRALIASGERRILGIAGTPGAGKSTLCAALIAGLEGQAVLVGQDGFHFANQELERLGRRDRKGAPDTFDVGGFVALLSRLGDTGGSTVYAPVFDRALEESIGSAVPVPASVPLVITEGNYLLADDHGWRAVREHLHESWFVDVSPELRHDRLVRRRVSYGHSPADSARWVHDVDEKNATVVDATRGNAGLLLHLTTVL, from the coding sequence GTGAGCGATCAGACCGAGGCGACCGCCGTCACCCTCGACGAGCTGCTCGACCGCTGCCGCGCGCTCATCGCGAGCGGCGAGCGACGCATCCTCGGCATCGCCGGCACTCCGGGAGCCGGCAAGTCGACACTCTGCGCCGCGCTCATCGCCGGCCTCGAGGGGCAGGCGGTGCTCGTGGGGCAGGACGGCTTCCATTTCGCCAATCAGGAACTCGAACGCCTCGGCCGCCGCGACCGCAAAGGCGCCCCCGACACCTTCGACGTGGGCGGCTTCGTCGCTCTGCTCAGTCGGCTCGGTGACACCGGTGGTAGCACGGTCTACGCGCCGGTCTTCGATCGCGCACTCGAGGAGTCGATCGGCAGCGCGGTTCCGGTGCCGGCATCCGTGCCGCTCGTGATCACCGAGGGCAACTACCTTCTGGCCGACGACCACGGCTGGCGCGCCGTGCGCGAGCACCTGCACGAGTCGTGGTTCGTCGACGTCTCGCCGGAGCTCCGCCACGACAGGCTGGTTCGCCGCCGCGTCTCCTACGGACACTCGCCGGCCGACTCCGCCCGGTGGGTGCACGACGTCGACGAGAAGAACGCCACGGTGGTCGATGCCACCCGGGGCAACGCCGGCCTGCTGCTGCACCTGACCACGGTGCTCTGA
- a CDS encoding SDR family oxidoreductase, which produces MTDFNGRTILVTGASGGIGGATVRHLVEANATVLAAGRNVEQLERVAAETGATPLPFDLTSEESIRDAIEGRDIWGVVNSGGWGGEIATPQESDIEVFDKVMAINARGSLLVTKYASREMIRQEKGGAIVNISSQASLVALVGHIAYGSSKAALDNITRVSALELGPFNIRVNSVNPTVIMTPMSAWYWGRPEIEGPYLEQMPLGRWATVDEIAAPVVFLLSDAATMISGVSLPIDGGYTAR; this is translated from the coding sequence ATGACTGACTTCAACGGCCGCACCATCCTCGTCACCGGGGCATCCGGCGGCATCGGAGGCGCGACGGTGCGCCACCTTGTCGAGGCGAACGCCACGGTGCTGGCCGCAGGCCGCAACGTCGAGCAGCTCGAGAGGGTGGCCGCCGAGACCGGCGCGACGCCGCTGCCCTTCGATCTCACGAGCGAGGAGAGCATCCGCGACGCCATCGAGGGCCGCGACATCTGGGGCGTCGTCAACTCGGGCGGCTGGGGCGGCGAGATCGCCACTCCGCAGGAGTCCGACATCGAAGTCTTCGACAAGGTCATGGCCATCAACGCCCGTGGTTCGCTGCTGGTCACGAAATACGCGTCGCGCGAGATGATCCGGCAGGAGAAGGGCGGGGCCATCGTCAACATCTCGAGCCAGGCCAGCCTCGTCGCCCTCGTCGGCCACATCGCCTACGGCTCGTCGAAGGCCGCGCTCGACAACATCACGCGCGTCTCGGCGCTCGAACTCGGGCCGTTCAACATCCGCGTGAACAGCGTGAACCCCACGGTCATCATGACGCCCATGTCGGCCTGGTACTGGGGCCGGCCCGAGATCGAGGGGCCCTACCTCGAGCAGATGCCCCTCGGCCGGTGGGCGACCGTCGACGAGATCGCCGCCCCCGTGGTCTTTCTGCTGAGCGACGCCGCGACCATGATCTCGGGCGTCTCGCTGCCCATCGACGGAGGGTACACGGCCCGCTGA
- a CDS encoding ATP-binding cassette domain-containing protein translates to MSTPVLEAHGLSRAFGHVRALDDVDFEVYPGEVTALIGDNGAGKSTLVKALSGNLAIDTGTIKFEGKEIQLTSPMQASALGIETVHQDLALAPHLDPVQNMYLGREVMNKGLGGFLGTMNTKAMAKESRRAFDELGATVRSLTSPVGSMSGGQRQAIAIARAVHWANKVVFLDEPTAALGVRQTKNVLETIRRVRDKGIAVVFISHSMPHVMDVSDRIQVLRLGHRAASIETKDTNMEELVGLMTGASTRGVA, encoded by the coding sequence ATGAGCACACCGGTATTGGAGGCACACGGCCTCTCCCGGGCGTTCGGACACGTCCGAGCGCTCGACGACGTGGACTTCGAGGTCTACCCGGGCGAAGTCACCGCCCTGATCGGCGACAACGGCGCCGGCAAGTCGACCCTGGTGAAAGCCCTGTCGGGCAACCTCGCCATCGACACGGGCACCATCAAGTTCGAGGGCAAGGAGATCCAGCTCACCTCGCCGATGCAGGCGAGCGCGCTCGGCATCGAGACCGTGCACCAGGATCTCGCTCTGGCGCCCCACCTCGACCCGGTGCAGAACATGTACCTGGGCCGCGAGGTGATGAACAAGGGCCTCGGCGGGTTTCTCGGCACGATGAACACGAAGGCGATGGCCAAGGAGTCGCGCCGCGCGTTCGATGAACTGGGCGCCACCGTGCGCTCGCTCACCTCGCCCGTCGGGTCGATGTCCGGTGGCCAGCGACAGGCCATCGCCATCGCCCGTGCGGTGCACTGGGCGAACAAGGTGGTCTTCCTCGACGAGCCCACCGCCGCCCTCGGCGTGCGGCAGACGAAGAACGTGCTGGAGACCATCCGCCGCGTTCGCGACAAAGGCATCGCCGTGGTGTTCATCAGCCACTCGATGCCGCACGTGATGGACGTCTCCGACCGCATCCAGGTGCTCCGCCTCGGTCACCGCGCGGCGTCGATCGAGACCAAGGACACGAACATGGAAGAACTCGTCGGTCTGATGACCGGCGCGAGCACAAGGGGTGTGGCATGA
- a CDS encoding ABC transporter substrate-binding protein, with protein sequence MKWNKKALGVVALGATVGLALVGCSSGGGGSSSSTAGASDGFKIAFVQGVAGDEFYISMQCGIEAAAEEAGATVTTQGPEKFDPTLQKPIVDSIVASKPDALLIAPTDVTAMEAPLKAAADAGIKVVLVDTTVEDPSFAVSAIASDNVGGGKAAFEAIQEAHPDGGKVLVVSVDPGISTTDARVEGFQKAAEAADGFDYLGVQYSHNEPATAAEIVTAALQKDPDIVGIFAANLFAAEGTATGVQQAGKQDSVTIVGFDAGPAQVEQLKAGTVQALVAQEPATIGQDGVEQAIAALNGDPTEAEIQTGFTILTKDNIDGEGADAVYKSSC encoded by the coding sequence ATGAAGTGGAACAAAAAGGCTCTCGGCGTGGTCGCCCTCGGCGCGACCGTCGGTCTCGCACTCGTGGGCTGTTCGAGCGGCGGAGGTGGCTCGTCTTCGAGCACCGCCGGCGCGAGCGACGGCTTCAAGATCGCCTTCGTGCAGGGCGTCGCCGGCGACGAGTTCTACATCTCCATGCAGTGCGGCATCGAAGCGGCGGCCGAAGAAGCCGGCGCGACGGTCACCACGCAGGGCCCCGAGAAGTTCGACCCGACGCTGCAGAAGCCGATCGTCGACTCGATCGTGGCTTCCAAGCCGGATGCGCTGCTCATCGCACCCACCGACGTCACCGCCATGGAGGCACCGCTGAAGGCTGCGGCCGACGCGGGCATCAAGGTCGTGCTCGTCGACACCACGGTCGAAGACCCGTCGTTCGCCGTGTCAGCCATCGCATCGGACAACGTGGGCGGTGGAAAGGCCGCCTTTGAAGCCATCCAGGAAGCCCACCCCGACGGAGGCAAGGTGCTCGTGGTCTCGGTCGACCCCGGCATCTCCACCACCGACGCCCGTGTCGAGGGATTCCAGAAGGCCGCTGAAGCAGCCGACGGATTCGACTACCTCGGTGTGCAGTACAGCCACAACGAGCCGGCCACCGCTGCCGAGATCGTGACGGCCGCGCTGCAGAAGGACCCCGACATCGTGGGTATCTTCGCCGCGAACCTGTTCGCCGCTGAAGGCACCGCGACCGGTGTCCAGCAGGCCGGCAAGCAGGACTCCGTGACCATCGTCGGCTTCGACGCAGGCCCCGCCCAGGTGGAGCAGCTGAAGGCCGGCACGGTTCAGGCGCTCGTCGCCCAAGAGCCCGCCACCATCGGCCAGGACGGCGTGGAGCAGGCCATCGCCGCGTTGAACGGCGACCCGACCGAGGCGGAGATCCAGACCGGATTCACCATCCTCACGAAGGACAACATCGACGGTGAAGGAGCCGACGCGGTCTACAAGTCCAGCTGCTGA
- a CDS encoding mannitol dehydrogenase family protein, with amino-acid sequence MTTLDAHTLGSLDPAVALPGYDRSAVSPGIVHFGVGAFHRSHEAMFVDRVLRHGASDWGIVGVGTLPGDRAMRDALGAQDGLYTLVTTDPEGVAEVRVIGSIIDYFFAPEQADAVLAALRDPRMRIASLTVTEGGYGINDATGAFEPRDPSTLADLEALPEGAAPTSALGFLVIGLRERRDAGATPFTVMSCDNIQGNGRVARAAVLAFAARIDPELADWIAAEVSFPNSMVDRITPATTQAGLERVSREFGIDDRWPVLSESFVQWVLEDDFTAGRPEFGEVGVQLVADVEPYEVMKLRLLNASHQAMSYLGLLSGADYVHEVTRDPLFADFLLGYMNEEARPTLAPVPGVDLDDYTAELMRRFSSEAIRDTLMRQIVDGSERIPKFLLPVLREQLRTGGPIERTVLVLAAWSRFLEGVADNGRILEPVDKRLDDLQAAVAGESDAPGSFLDYAAVFGDLGSDERLRTAFVEARARLAALGARGALESLIAK; translated from the coding sequence ATGACCACCCTCGACGCCCACACCCTGGGCTCCCTCGACCCCGCTGTCGCCCTCCCCGGCTACGACCGCAGCGCGGTGAGCCCCGGCATCGTGCACTTCGGTGTCGGCGCCTTCCACCGCTCCCACGAGGCGATGTTCGTCGACCGGGTGCTGCGGCACGGCGCATCCGATTGGGGCATCGTGGGCGTCGGCACCCTGCCCGGCGACCGCGCGATGCGCGACGCCCTCGGCGCGCAAGACGGGCTCTACACCCTCGTCACCACCGACCCCGAGGGCGTGGCCGAGGTGCGCGTCATCGGCTCGATCATCGACTACTTCTTCGCACCCGAACAGGCGGATGCGGTGCTCGCGGCCCTCCGCGACCCTCGCATGCGCATCGCCTCACTCACCGTGACCGAGGGCGGCTACGGCATCAACGACGCGACCGGCGCGTTCGAACCCCGCGACCCCTCGACCTTGGCCGACCTCGAGGCGCTGCCCGAAGGGGCCGCCCCCACGAGCGCTCTCGGCTTTCTGGTGATCGGGCTCCGCGAGCGTCGCGACGCCGGGGCGACGCCGTTCACCGTGATGTCGTGCGACAACATCCAGGGCAACGGCCGAGTGGCCCGCGCGGCCGTACTCGCCTTCGCCGCGCGGATCGACCCGGAGCTCGCCGACTGGATCGCCGCCGAGGTGAGTTTTCCCAACTCCATGGTCGACCGCATCACGCCGGCCACCACTCAGGCGGGCCTCGAACGGGTGTCGCGGGAGTTCGGCATCGACGACCGCTGGCCCGTGCTCTCCGAATCGTTCGTGCAGTGGGTGCTCGAAGACGACTTCACGGCCGGGCGGCCGGAATTCGGCGAGGTGGGGGTTCAGCTCGTCGCCGACGTCGAACCCTACGAGGTGATGAAGCTGCGGCTCCTGAACGCCTCGCACCAGGCGATGAGCTACCTCGGGCTGCTCTCCGGAGCCGACTACGTGCACGAGGTGACCCGCGATCCGCTGTTCGCCGACTTCCTCCTCGGCTACATGAACGAAGAGGCCCGGCCCACGCTCGCGCCCGTGCCCGGCGTCGATCTCGACGACTACACGGCCGAGCTCATGCGACGCTTCTCGAGCGAGGCCATCCGCGACACGCTGATGCGGCAGATCGTCGACGGCTCCGAGCGCATCCCGAAGTTCCTGCTGCCGGTGCTCCGCGAGCAGCTCCGCACCGGTGGCCCGATCGAGCGCACGGTGCTCGTGCTGGCGGCCTGGAGCCGGTTTCTTGAGGGTGTCGCCGACAACGGCCGCATCCTCGAGCCGGTCGACAAACGCCTCGACGACCTGCAGGCGGCCGTGGCAGGCGAATCGGATGCGCCGGGCTCGTTCCTCGACTACGCCGCGGTCTTCGGCGACCTCGGCTCCGACGAACGCCTCCGCACCGCCTTCGTGGAGGCGCGGGCCCGCCTCGCCGCCCTCGGCGCCAGAGGCGCCCTCGAATCGTTGATCGCGAAGTAG
- a CDS encoding ABC transporter permease, with amino-acid sequence MSDDVREDDIKKAEFGPEAGPETTSINMAVDRESKSRVPRIFKAQAFQIFIVLIVIVIIFSIMAPDTFAQLSNLRLVVQNASILAVLGVGMTFIIITSGIDLSVGSVLVFSGVVSAMVMRAIGGDGWGVATIGILVAIASGLAWGIFNGLLISKAKVPPLIVTLGSLGMALGLAQIITGGVDIRQVPSVLTTTIGYGNIFGGIPVISVIALVIILLGAFLLHKTRFGLYTYAVGSSEEAARRVGVKVDRHLIKVYGMSGALAGLAGILSLSQFSTTAIAGQSQTNLNVIAAVVIGGTSLFGGYGTIFGTVVGLFIPAVLQNGFVITGVQPFWQQVAVGAVLIAAVYVDQVRRASAARGASTSLWRHFARRKNK; translated from the coding sequence ATGAGCGACGACGTCAGAGAAGACGACATCAAGAAGGCCGAGTTCGGCCCCGAAGCCGGGCCCGAGACGACGTCGATCAACATGGCCGTCGACCGGGAGAGCAAGAGCCGGGTTCCCCGGATCTTCAAGGCGCAGGCGTTCCAGATCTTCATCGTTCTGATCGTGATCGTCATCATATTCAGCATCATGGCGCCCGACACCTTCGCGCAGCTGTCGAACCTGCGCCTCGTGGTGCAGAACGCCTCCATCCTCGCGGTGCTCGGCGTCGGCATGACCTTCATCATCATCACCTCGGGCATCGACCTGTCGGTCGGCTCGGTGCTGGTGTTCTCCGGCGTCGTGTCGGCGATGGTGATGCGGGCCATCGGTGGCGACGGATGGGGAGTGGCGACCATCGGCATCCTGGTGGCGATCGCATCGGGCCTCGCCTGGGGCATCTTCAACGGCCTGCTGATCTCGAAGGCCAAAGTGCCTCCGCTGATCGTGACGCTGGGTTCGCTCGGAATGGCGCTCGGTCTCGCGCAGATCATCACGGGCGGTGTCGACATCCGGCAGGTGCCCTCGGTGCTGACCACCACCATCGGCTACGGCAACATCTTCGGCGGTATCCCGGTGATCTCCGTGATCGCCCTGGTCATCATCCTGTTGGGCGCGTTCCTGCTGCACAAGACGCGCTTCGGCCTCTACACCTACGCGGTGGGGTCGAGCGAGGAAGCAGCACGACGCGTCGGTGTGAAGGTCGACCGGCACCTCATCAAGGTCTACGGGATGTCGGGTGCGCTCGCGGGTCTCGCCGGCATCCTCTCGCTCTCGCAGTTCAGCACCACCGCGATCGCAGGTCAGTCGCAGACCAACCTGAACGTCATCGCGGCGGTCGTCATCGGCGGAACCTCGCTCTTCGGCGGCTACGGAACGATCTTCGGCACCGTCGTGGGTCTGTTCATCCCGGCCGTTCTGCAGAACGGCTTCGTGATCACCGGCGTGCAGCCGTTCTGGCAGCAGGTCGCTGTCGGCGCCGTGCTGATCGCCGCGGTCTACGTCGACCAGGTCAGGAGGGCCTCCGCGGCCCGAGGGGCCTCCACAAGCCTCTGGCGGCACTTCGCCAGACGGAAGAACAAGTGA
- a CDS encoding LacI family DNA-binding transcriptional regulator: MIRRPGIKDVAASAGVSIKTVSRVVNAEEAVHPETRARVLHAIQVLGYVPNTAARSLKSGTGGAIGVVIDSLADPFFAALVSAIETRALAEGLSVLVASSNLDSDQERDQLLSLVAGHQVAGVIFAPVAAEHPYLDAYRTVTPVVAVDRSRAGFDSIVVDDRGATVLAVQQFVDLGHERIAFFDRDQRFSTIERRMSGYLDVLREAGLPFDPELVSETVDGSLDYRSEADRLLGLDRPATAFFASNAKAAIGLTAALHRSHRQHTAMIAFGDFSFADVVRPGVSCIDQDPFLIGNAAFERLLARRESSSDEPREWIVPTALLQRGSGEIPAPVTTSETGTATATETATATATRGGAR; this comes from the coding sequence ATGATCCGCCGCCCGGGCATCAAAGACGTGGCCGCCAGCGCCGGGGTCAGTATCAAGACCGTCTCGCGAGTCGTGAACGCCGAAGAGGCGGTGCACCCCGAGACCCGCGCCCGCGTTCTGCACGCCATCCAGGTGCTCGGTTACGTGCCCAACACGGCGGCGCGTTCGCTCAAGTCGGGCACCGGGGGAGCGATCGGCGTGGTCATCGACTCCCTGGCCGACCCGTTCTTCGCCGCCCTGGTGAGCGCCATCGAGACCCGCGCCCTCGCTGAGGGCCTCAGCGTGCTCGTGGCGTCGTCGAACCTCGACAGCGATCAGGAGCGCGACCAGCTCCTCAGCCTCGTCGCCGGCCACCAGGTGGCGGGCGTCATCTTCGCCCCCGTGGCGGCCGAGCATCCCTACCTCGACGCCTACCGCACCGTCACCCCGGTGGTGGCCGTCGACCGCTCCCGCGCCGGCTTCGACAGCATCGTCGTCGACGACCGCGGCGCCACGGTGCTCGCCGTGCAGCAATTCGTCGACCTCGGCCACGAACGCATCGCCTTCTTCGACCGCGACCAGCGCTTCTCCACGATCGAACGACGGATGAGCGGCTACCTCGACGTGCTGCGCGAGGCGGGGCTCCCGTTCGACCCGGAGCTGGTGTCTGAGACCGTCGACGGCAGCCTCGACTACCGGAGCGAGGCCGACCGGCTGCTCGGGCTCGACCGGCCCGCCACCGCGTTCTTCGCCTCGAACGCGAAGGCGGCCATCGGGCTGACCGCTGCCCTGCACCGCAGCCACCGTCAGCACACGGCGATGATCGCCTTCGGCGACTTCTCCTTCGCCGACGTGGTGCGCCCGGGCGTCAGCTGCATCGACCAAGACCCGTTCCTCATCGGCAACGCGGCCTTCGAGCGCCTGCTCGCCCGGCGCGAATCGTCGTCGGACGAACCCCGCGAATGGATCGTGCCGACCGCACTGCTGCAGCGCGGCTCGGGCGAGATCCCCGCCCCCGTGACCACCTCCGAAACCGGAACCGCAACGGCAACCGAAACCGCAACGGCAACCGCGACCCGAGGAGGCGCTCGATGA
- a CDS encoding class II fructose-bisphosphate aldolase has product MTLVSTGDILNHERAVLAFNVIQLEHAEAIVRGAEAARRPVVLQISENAARYHAGLAPILTATLRLAQESRVDTAVHLDHAEDEALVLEAVELGATSVMFDAATLPDDENIARTAAIAHTARARSVWVEAELGAIGGKGGAHTPGVRTDPAEAASFVAATGVDGLAVAVGSSHAMTSRSATLDFSLIADLAAAVPVPLVLHGSSGVSDADLVRAIEHGMRKINISTHINGIFTRRIREILDADDALVDPRKYLGPARDAVAEEVQRLLQLVA; this is encoded by the coding sequence ATGACCCTCGTCTCCACCGGCGACATCCTGAACCATGAGCGAGCCGTTCTGGCGTTCAACGTCATTCAGCTCGAGCACGCCGAAGCGATCGTGCGCGGCGCGGAAGCCGCCCGGAGACCCGTGGTGCTGCAGATCTCCGAGAACGCTGCCCGCTACCACGCGGGACTCGCGCCGATCCTCACCGCGACGCTTCGGCTCGCCCAGGAGTCGCGCGTCGACACCGCGGTGCACCTCGACCACGCCGAAGACGAGGCGCTCGTGCTCGAAGCGGTGGAACTCGGGGCCACCTCGGTCATGTTCGACGCGGCCACGCTGCCCGATGACGAGAACATCGCCCGCACCGCCGCGATCGCCCACACCGCCCGGGCGCGCAGCGTGTGGGTGGAGGCCGAGCTCGGCGCGATCGGCGGCAAGGGCGGTGCGCACACCCCCGGCGTGCGCACCGATCCGGCTGAGGCCGCCTCGTTCGTGGCGGCGACCGGCGTCGACGGACTCGCCGTGGCGGTGGGCAGCTCGCACGCGATGACCTCGCGGAGCGCCACCCTCGACTTCAGCCTCATCGCCGATCTCGCCGCGGCAGTTCCGGTGCCGCTCGTGCTGCACGGATCGAGCGGTGTGAGCGACGCCGACCTGGTGCGCGCGATCGAACACGGGATGCGCAAGATCAACATCTCGACGCACATCAACGGCATCTTCACCCGCCGCATCCGCGAGATCCTCGACGCCGACGACGCGCTGGTCGACCCGCGCAAGTACCTGGGCCCGGCCCGAGACGCGGTGGCCGAGGAGGTGCAGCGCCTCCTCCAACTGGTGGCCTGA